From Halapricum desulfuricans, a single genomic window includes:
- a CDS encoding bifunctional DNA primase/polymerase, with protein sequence MDLQDGTKEPTASHTDPANQFGAEHVDGNYGIFAGSGLIVIDVDHPDKLPTWMVQLLAQNPTFAVSSPHGSEARRHYFYRIEGTVETEKTFLKDEWGSIRLKGAYAVGPGSVIDHDEYCDDCSLAGIGEYEPRARSIETLQANAFEPALPDERAETADSRASVEIDINDPESRIQRGLDTNEYFRDLWTWAREGGRPAIVGFPGNRSAAETALSAHLNFWLSGDTDAIRDAFNRIQPPKWSVSGESYRQSVLEQGDNGMYYDPNPEGGGVSWHAVFEVILALCYEYEGQARTRALAASEDVEVSQRQVVNVLNQLKEMGYLDKQQDEQDGRIEYWVVTDMEGLVEFSNSDDLLEQYNPRDAQLEWCRRYL encoded by the coding sequence GTGGACCTTCAGGACGGAACGAAAGAGCCGACAGCCAGCCATACTGACCCTGCGAACCAGTTCGGTGCCGAACACGTCGACGGAAACTACGGTATCTTCGCGGGATCGGGACTCATCGTCATCGACGTTGATCACCCCGACAAGCTTCCCACCTGGATGGTTCAGCTTTTGGCCCAGAATCCCACCTTTGCGGTTTCATCACCACATGGAAGCGAAGCTCGCCGGCACTACTTCTATCGGATCGAGGGTACCGTCGAGACGGAGAAGACGTTCCTCAAAGACGAGTGGGGGAGTATCCGACTCAAGGGGGCCTACGCAGTCGGGCCTGGTTCGGTGATCGATCACGACGAATACTGTGACGATTGTTCGCTCGCCGGTATCGGGGAATACGAGCCCCGTGCTCGATCGATCGAGACTCTCCAAGCCAACGCGTTCGAACCAGCACTTCCAGACGAGAGAGCGGAGACGGCTGACTCACGGGCTTCAGTCGAGATTGACATCAACGATCCCGAGTCCCGTATTCAACGAGGCCTCGATACGAACGAATATTTCCGTGACCTCTGGACCTGGGCTCGTGAAGGCGGACGTCCTGCGATTGTCGGGTTTCCCGGGAATCGCTCGGCTGCGGAAACGGCGCTCTCGGCACACCTCAATTTCTGGTTGAGCGGGGATACCGACGCTATCCGTGATGCGTTCAACCGAATCCAACCGCCAAAGTGGTCTGTATCGGGGGAATCGTACCGACAGAGCGTGTTAGAGCAGGGCGATAACGGGATGTACTACGATCCAAATCCAGAGGGTGGCGGCGTCAGTTGGCATGCTGTCTTCGAGGTGATACTCGCTCTCTGTTACGAGTATGAGGGACAAGCTCGAACGCGGGCTCTGGCCGCCAGTGAGGACGTCGAAGTGAGCCAACGACAGGTGGTCAACGTGCTCAATCAACTGAAGGAGATGGGATACCTCGACAAACAGCAAGACGAGCAGGACGGCCGGATCGAGTATTGGGTCGTCACCGACATGGAGGGATTAGTAGAGTTCTCAAATAGTGACGACCTACTTGAACAGTACAATCCCCGTGATGCTCAACTCGAATGGTGTCGTCGGTATCTATAG
- a CDS encoding ParB/RepB/Spo0J family partition protein, producing the protein MAQNEPRNGPNENCAERQTTGKIAGKSHSVTVEHCDPEALTPHPRNEDIYGDGAPDWFVETIDENSIEEPIMLVAESHLVDEDTEVVISGHRRIDAAKQLGLEEVPVIIRDPYESELAEREGLIEHNKQRKKSFSQKMREAKELIQIERERAKKRQQRGKAIDDARGPQDFEEGETYELVADRFDRSKGWLRYSVEVWDAQNSDNEMIANRAENLVEQIDRGETSPYNAYQTIKTRRKQLDRSLSTTESIQFDGNSVDHEDHPPAQASWLVDSSKLKRILEVGSVGLFDWLYLEISPGRVQVLQSTLPGATGRVVSYCSFGEEYFEQFELARDESLKAFIDAERIYTTVERDDSDTVQLKFRADDTDDFATGVEFVGDLQFWSRTNAIDDQSELEALLERIPVDIHNRFHDQDILLDSGGNQASTRIETRVSEVMNMMWVVNHTPGDDDYPVTVEDGEFRFFTGDETSYMKGRLDANVSGPEVSKRFDFGFDEVFNTLSGKVELQTAPAEQALLAVVQRNDDHVIRHVIAPA; encoded by the coding sequence ATGGCTCAAAATGAGCCGCGGAACGGCCCGAACGAGAACTGTGCGGAAAGACAAACCACCGGCAAAATTGCAGGAAAATCCCACTCGGTGACAGTTGAACACTGTGACCCCGAGGCCCTGACACCGCATCCACGAAACGAAGATATCTACGGTGACGGAGCTCCAGACTGGTTCGTTGAGACGATCGATGAAAACAGCATCGAGGAGCCGATCATGCTCGTCGCCGAGAGTCACCTAGTGGATGAGGATACGGAGGTAGTCATTAGTGGCCACCGACGCATTGACGCTGCGAAACAGCTTGGACTCGAGGAAGTCCCCGTTATTATTCGCGACCCTTACGAATCGGAATTGGCCGAACGTGAGGGGCTTATCGAACACAACAAACAGCGGAAGAAGTCGTTCAGTCAGAAGATGCGGGAAGCGAAGGAATTGATTCAGATTGAACGCGAACGTGCCAAGAAGCGACAACAGCGGGGCAAGGCTATCGACGACGCGAGGGGTCCTCAAGATTTTGAGGAAGGTGAAACGTACGAACTCGTCGCTGACCGCTTTGACCGGTCGAAAGGATGGCTTCGATATTCGGTAGAGGTCTGGGACGCGCAAAATAGCGATAATGAAATGATTGCGAATCGGGCAGAGAACCTTGTTGAGCAGATAGACCGCGGCGAGACGTCTCCCTATAACGCGTATCAGACTATCAAGACCAGACGTAAACAGCTCGACCGAAGTTTATCGACAACCGAGAGCATACAGTTTGATGGAAATAGTGTCGATCATGAGGACCACCCACCCGCGCAGGCATCTTGGTTGGTCGACTCGTCTAAGCTGAAGCGAATATTAGAGGTCGGGAGCGTCGGGCTCTTTGACTGGCTCTATTTGGAGATCTCACCCGGGAGAGTTCAGGTCCTTCAGTCTACGCTTCCCGGCGCAACCGGTAGAGTCGTTTCGTATTGCAGCTTTGGAGAGGAGTATTTCGAGCAATTCGAGCTTGCTCGTGATGAGTCGCTAAAGGCCTTCATTGACGCAGAGCGCATCTATACGACAGTGGAAAGGGATGATAGCGATACCGTCCAACTGAAATTCCGAGCAGACGATACTGATGACTTCGCCACAGGGGTTGAGTTCGTGGGGGACTTACAGTTCTGGAGTCGAACGAATGCCATTGACGATCAGAGCGAATTAGAAGCGCTCTTGGAGCGAATTCCGGTTGATATCCATAATCGGTTTCATGACCAAGATATCCTTCTGGACTCAGGCGGGAATCAAGCCTCAACCCGAATCGAGACCCGAGTTAGTGAGGTTATGAATATGATGTGGGTCGTGAACCACACACCGGGAGACGACGACTATCCAGTAACAGTCGAAGACGGAGAGTTTAGATTCTTCACGGGTGACGAGACCTCATATATGAAGGGGCGACTGGACGCAAACGTATCTGGTCCGGAGGTTTCCAAGAGATTCGATTTTGGATTCGACGAGGTCTTTAACACACTATCAGGCAAGGTTGAACTTCAGACTGCACCAGCCGAACAAGCTCTACTAGCAGTCGTTCAGCGCAACGATGACCATGTAATCCGCCACGTCATCGCTCCAGCGTAG
- a CDS encoding GNAT family N-acetyltransferase: MVDIEPAATAASDAIRSVLTAAFDDDTEAELVEVLREEGALRPDCSLVARDGTVVGYVAVSNAELPVAPGVDIAVLGPIGVVPDRQGEGIGTDLMRTAMRCCVQTGCDAVVLEGDPSFYERFGFESAAAFGLDSDLDPADGTFQVWPCKPGSLSGVEGTVRHPIPFHAL; this comes from the coding sequence GTGGTCGACATCGAACCGGCGGCAACTGCAGCGTCCGACGCGATCCGGTCAGTATTGACTGCGGCGTTCGACGACGACACGGAAGCCGAACTCGTCGAAGTGTTACGCGAGGAAGGGGCGTTGCGCCCCGATTGCTCGCTGGTCGCTCGTGACGGCACGGTAGTCGGGTACGTCGCCGTCTCGAACGCCGAGCTGCCGGTGGCTCCCGGGGTGGATATCGCCGTCCTCGGTCCGATTGGGGTCGTTCCGGATCGGCAGGGCGAGGGGATCGGCACGGATCTGATGCGGACTGCGATGCGATGCTGCGTGCAGACCGGCTGTGACGCGGTCGTCCTCGAAGGCGACCCGTCGTTTTACGAACGGTTCGGGTTCGAATCGGCGGCCGCGTTCGGGCTCGACAGCGACCTCGATCCAGCCGACGGGACGTTTCAGGTGTGGCCGTGCAAGCCCGGCTCGCTCTCGGGAGTCGAGGGAACTGTCCGGCATCCGATCCCGTTTCACGCGCTCTAG
- a CDS encoding halocyanin domain-containing protein, with translation MALSRRTYLTVVGSTAVIAGCSTGSADVPSYDVPTVTSPETVSSYLSDTSNFDGSMLDLTGRDEVEVAVGTEGNNGNNAYSPVAIQVETGTTVVWEWIRGSHNVVDTDDTFRSDIGTGLTFEHTFQETGTYTYYCSPHERYGMKGAVVVE, from the coding sequence ATGGCACTCTCACGACGTACGTATCTCACGGTCGTCGGCAGTACGGCGGTGATCGCCGGCTGTTCGACCGGCAGTGCTGACGTTCCCTCCTACGACGTGCCGACGGTGACATCCCCTGAGACAGTCAGTTCCTACCTCTCGGACACGTCGAACTTCGACGGGTCGATGCTCGATCTCACCGGCCGCGACGAGGTCGAAGTGGCCGTCGGTACTGAAGGCAACAACGGCAACAACGCCTACAGCCCGGTAGCGATCCAGGTCGAGACGGGTACGACTGTCGTCTGGGAGTGGATCCGCGGTAGCCACAACGTCGTCGATACCGACGACACATTCAGGTCCGATATCGGCACGGGCCTGACCTTCGAGCACACCTTCCAGGAGACGGGCACGTACACCTACTACTGTTCGCCGCACGAACGCTACGGAATGAAAGGGGCCGTCGTCGTGGAATGA
- the tnpA gene encoding IS200/IS605 family transposase produces MPRGYSRERTSVHNLHYHFVWCPKYRKPVLTDEVSDRLDQLIEEKADELDLDILRLAIQPDHVHLFITGTAKLDPNKIIQQVKGYTSRNLREEFDFGLPSLWTRSYFVSSAGEVSSQTIDEYIEAQTGR; encoded by the coding sequence ATGCCCCGGGGGTACAGTCGAGAGCGAACGTCGGTTCACAACCTCCACTATCACTTTGTGTGGTGCCCGAAGTACCGCAAGCCGGTGCTGACCGACGAGGTTTCCGACCGCCTCGACCAACTCATCGAGGAGAAAGCCGACGAACTCGACCTCGACATTCTTCGACTGGCAATCCAGCCCGACCACGTACACCTGTTCATCACGGGCACCGCGAAACTCGACCCGAACAAGATCATCCAACAGGTCAAGGGCTACACCTCGCGGAACCTCCGTGAGGAGTTCGACTTCGGCCTCCCCTCACTGTGGACGCGTTCGTACTTCGTCTCCAGTGCGGGTGAGGTGTCGAGTCAGACCATCGATGAGTACATCGAAGCACAGACCGGACGATAA
- a CDS encoding RNA-guided endonuclease InsQ/TnpB family protein: MRREVTTTIRVKLHSLTERKARLIEREYGAFQDAVHGDDDANLYSATKQQAGKVRSNKNPREDTDQPVVLRNDCITIEHDEDTVLSSWWFKLPVYNPEKEQGDSIWVPVRVPEKDTNLLTDEYISDSELVHRDGEWYVHLVCTRSVAVADEYDDVLAVDMGAKWIAVSTFLSDRDTQFHGAEVRRVREHYKQLRKSIGKAKVRSGAQVIERLGDKESRTVEHELHQVVNELVARARERNAVIVFGDMTGLRFDNDEGRYVNDKTHKMPYAKMANILTYKSHLDGRECIPVNEYDTSMTCWRCGSKNTSREVQGRVECHDCGLDDNGDKNGATNIGKRAVGKDIQSPLSTVGAVVAQPETQVVLEGTSGEMEPANSPDDVGLTLSEGSTRL; this comes from the coding sequence ATGCGTCGAGAAGTCACCACCACGATACGGGTCAAGCTCCACTCGCTCACCGAGCGGAAAGCCCGACTCATCGAACGCGAGTACGGCGCGTTCCAAGATGCCGTTCACGGTGACGACGACGCGAACCTCTACTCCGCCACCAAGCAACAGGCGGGCAAAGTCCGGTCGAACAAGAACCCGCGAGAGGACACCGACCAACCCGTAGTTCTCCGCAACGACTGCATCACCATCGAACACGACGAGGACACGGTTCTCTCCTCGTGGTGGTTTAAACTCCCCGTCTACAACCCCGAGAAGGAACAGGGAGATAGCATTTGGGTTCCCGTCCGCGTTCCCGAGAAGGACACGAACCTGCTCACCGACGAGTACATCAGTGACTCGGAACTCGTCCACCGGGACGGTGAGTGGTATGTCCATCTCGTCTGCACGCGGTCTGTGGCCGTCGCAGACGAGTACGACGACGTTCTCGCCGTCGATATGGGTGCGAAGTGGATAGCTGTCAGCACGTTCCTCTCTGACCGCGACACGCAGTTCCACGGCGCAGAAGTCCGCCGTGTCCGGGAACACTACAAGCAACTCCGCAAGTCCATCGGGAAGGCGAAGGTTCGCTCGGGAGCGCAGGTCATCGAACGCCTCGGGGACAAGGAATCCAGAACGGTCGAACACGAACTGCATCAAGTGGTGAACGAACTCGTTGCACGCGCTCGGGAGCGCAACGCAGTCATCGTGTTTGGTGATATGACGGGGTTGCGATTCGACAACGACGAGGGACGGTACGTGAACGATAAAACCCACAAGATGCCGTATGCGAAGATGGCGAACATCCTCACGTACAAATCTCATCTTGACGGGCGCGAGTGTATCCCTGTGAACGAGTACGACACATCTATGACGTGTTGGCGGTGTGGGTCGAAGAACACGAGTCGTGAGGTGCAGGGGCGTGTCGAGTGCCACGACTGTGGACTGGATGACAACGGCGACAAGAATGGTGCGACGAACATCGGCAAACGAGCCGTGGGTAAGGACATTCAGAGCCCGCTATCCACGGTGGGGGCTGTTGTGGCTCAGCCTGAAACGCAGGTCGTACTCGAAGGAACTAGCGGTGAGATGGAACCTGCGAACTCCCCAGATGACGTGGGCCTAACCCTCAGTGAGGGAAGCACACGACTTTAG
- a CDS encoding CheF family chemotaxis protein, which translates to MSGDERKLLDAAGDICYVVRDGQPVDQPSWSSSRLLLTNKRLVVAENGSKRTIPHGKVTIPRDDSVVPDEIDAAGAVTLRIESSVLLVTATGEDDFVETYCRANLGGTVVLAKHPAVVGGVVQDEAAWEKAQFALEEDVFRLRFPDGDQLTAEVEDVGTVEERTGTVMGSQRDIVAVEHTDQDGRSVETHFSGNTRHTTVLATLFEHVVERRGDDHELSDTESQVLMALYSGVSPFEMADFVGISVEEVEEIYQHLLEIGAVDEVRTRTEVTLNAEGRNMASEAMNEQ; encoded by the coding sequence ATGAGCGGCGACGAACGGAAACTCCTCGACGCGGCTGGCGACATTTGCTACGTGGTGCGGGACGGCCAGCCCGTCGACCAGCCGTCCTGGTCGTCCTCGCGGCTGCTGTTGACGAACAAGCGGCTCGTCGTCGCGGAAAACGGCTCGAAACGGACGATCCCGCACGGCAAGGTGACGATCCCTCGGGACGATTCGGTCGTGCCGGACGAGATCGATGCGGCCGGTGCGGTCACACTCCGCATCGAGTCGTCAGTGCTGCTCGTCACGGCGACCGGTGAGGACGACTTCGTCGAGACCTATTGCCGAGCGAATCTCGGTGGGACCGTCGTGCTCGCGAAGCACCCGGCAGTCGTCGGCGGCGTCGTCCAGGACGAGGCCGCCTGGGAGAAAGCGCAGTTCGCGCTCGAGGAGGACGTATTCAGGTTGCGGTTCCCCGACGGCGACCAGCTGACAGCCGAGGTCGAGGACGTCGGGACGGTCGAGGAGCGGACGGGCACCGTGATGGGCTCCCAGCGCGATATCGTCGCCGTCGAGCACACTGACCAGGACGGCCGCAGCGTCGAGACCCACTTCTCGGGCAACACCCGACATACGACCGTGCTCGCGACGCTGTTCGAACACGTCGTCGAGCGCCGCGGGGACGACCACGAGCTGTCCGACACCGAAAGCCAGGTCCTCATGGCACTGTACTCGGGCGTCTCGCCGTTCGAGATGGCGGATTTCGTCGGGATCAGCGTCGAGGAAGTCGAGGAAATCTACCAGCACCTGCTGGAGATCGGAGCCGTCGACGAAGTCCGTACTCGAACGGAGGTCACGCTGAACGCGGAGGGCCGAAACATGGCTAGCGAAGCGATGAACGAGCAGTGA
- the ftsZ gene encoding cell division protein FtsZ produces the protein MDSIIDEAMEEADEEHQDPASEGSTESSSQEVSTSGQMSDAELADVVEDLETKITVVGTGGAGGNTVTRMMEEGIHGAKLVAANTDAQHLADEVKADTKILMGRKRTGGRGAGSVPKIGEEAAQENIEDIQQSIDGSDMVFVTAGLGGGTGTGSAPVIAQAAQEQGALTISIVTIPFTAEGERRRANADAGLERLRAVSDTVIVVPNDRLLDYAPSMPLQDAFKICDRVLMRSVKGMTELITKPGLVNVDFADVRTIMENGGVAMIGLGESDSENKAQDSIRSALRSPLLDVEFDGANSALVNVVGGPDMSIEEAEGVVEEIYDRIDPDARIIWGASVDQDHDGKMETMIVVTGVDSPQIYGKSEAEQEKAAQQLGDDIDYVE, from the coding sequence ATGGACTCGATCATCGACGAAGCCATGGAGGAAGCCGACGAAGAGCATCAGGATCCGGCTTCCGAGGGCAGCACGGAGTCGTCGTCACAGGAGGTCTCGACGTCCGGGCAGATGAGCGACGCGGAACTGGCCGATGTCGTCGAGGATCTGGAGACGAAGATCACCGTCGTCGGGACGGGCGGTGCCGGCGGGAACACCGTCACGCGCATGATGGAGGAGGGCATCCACGGCGCGAAACTCGTCGCGGCCAACACCGATGCCCAGCACCTCGCCGACGAGGTCAAAGCCGACACGAAGATCCTCATGGGCCGCAAGCGGACCGGCGGTCGCGGGGCCGGTTCGGTCCCGAAGATCGGCGAGGAGGCCGCCCAGGAGAACATCGAAGACATCCAGCAGTCGATCGACGGCTCCGATATGGTCTTTGTCACGGCCGGGCTCGGCGGCGGAACCGGGACGGGATCCGCGCCGGTGATCGCCCAGGCCGCCCAGGAGCAGGGTGCACTCACTATCTCTATCGTCACCATCCCCTTCACCGCGGAAGGTGAACGCCGACGCGCGAACGCCGACGCGGGCCTCGAACGACTGCGGGCGGTCTCGGACACGGTCATCGTCGTGCCCAACGATCGGCTGCTCGATTACGCGCCCTCGATGCCGCTGCAGGACGCCTTCAAGATCTGTGACCGCGTGTTGATGCGCTCGGTCAAGGGTATGACTGAACTGATCACCAAGCCAGGGCTGGTCAACGTCGACTTCGCCGACGTTCGCACGATCATGGAGAACGGCGGCGTCGCCATGATCGGGCTCGGCGAATCCGACAGCGAGAACAAGGCCCAGGATTCGATCCGTTCTGCCCTGCGCTCGCCGCTCCTGGACGTGGAGTTCGACGGCGCGAACTCCGCGCTGGTCAACGTCGTCGGCGGACCGGACATGTCCATCGAGGAGGCCGAAGGCGTCGTCGAGGAGATCTACGATCGGATCGACCCCGACGCGCGGATCATCTGGGGGGCGTCGGTCGACCAGGATCACGACGGCAAGATGGAAACGATGATCGTCGTGACCGGCGTCGACAGCCCGCAGATCTACGGCAAAAGCGAGGCCGAACAGGAGAAAGCCGCCCAGCAACTCGGCGACGATATCGACTACGTCGAATAA
- a CDS encoding D-aminoacyl-tRNA deacylase, protein MLGIVVSRADSASVHIGEHLRAVADWERETDESRPDGEGGGTVYRLDGVELREFDPFHLELDRVAEAFGDIDLLVFASRHSGETGQLLTAHHTGNFGPAEYGGEAGAFAAACPNAHSRVVEALSHHAPEGYEVGMECTHHGPTEVGVPSMFVEVGSDEPQWDDPDAARAVAKAILDLRGVGPLAPREDGTRRHVVGFGGGHYVPRFERIVRETDWAVGHIGADWGIDAMGDPEEHRDVLEAAFEASAADHAVLAEDRPDLEATVESLGYRVVGETFVRETTGVPLALVERIEDALGPIGEGTRLGTRAGEFDGEFVVSDLPAELRDEVQGIDPDAAREAVESIAVAFETVEGGTRLGDRVALIGESDRTAIVEAFAEILESKYESVELTAEAVIAHKREFDPEKARTLGISEGPAFGKLSAGQPVEVDGKTIEPDVVHVERESRFQL, encoded by the coding sequence ATGCTGGGGATCGTCGTCTCGCGGGCCGACAGCGCCTCGGTCCACATCGGCGAGCACCTGCGGGCGGTCGCCGACTGGGAGCGAGAGACCGACGAGTCCCGCCCCGACGGCGAGGGCGGCGGAACAGTGTACCGACTCGACGGCGTCGAGCTCCGCGAGTTCGACCCCTTCCATCTCGAACTGGATCGCGTCGCCGAGGCCTTCGGCGACATCGACCTGCTGGTCTTCGCCTCCCGCCACTCCGGGGAGACCGGACAGTTGCTGACCGCCCACCACACGGGGAACTTCGGACCCGCCGAGTACGGCGGCGAGGCGGGCGCGTTCGCGGCAGCCTGCCCGAACGCGCACAGTCGCGTCGTTGAAGCGCTGAGCCACCACGCGCCCGAGGGCTACGAGGTCGGCATGGAGTGTACTCACCACGGTCCGACCGAGGTGGGCGTCCCGTCGATGTTCGTCGAAGTCGGCAGCGACGAACCCCAGTGGGACGATCCCGACGCGGCCCGGGCGGTCGCGAAGGCCATCCTCGACCTGCGAGGCGTCGGTCCGCTCGCACCTCGGGAGGATGGAACCCGTCGCCACGTCGTCGGGTTCGGCGGCGGCCACTACGTCCCCCGGTTCGAGCGGATCGTCCGCGAGACCGACTGGGCCGTCGGTCACATCGGGGCCGACTGGGGGATCGACGCGATGGGCGATCCCGAGGAGCATCGGGACGTACTCGAAGCGGCCTTCGAGGCCAGCGCCGCCGACCACGCCGTCCTGGCCGAGGATCGCCCCGATCTGGAAGCCACCGTCGAATCGCTGGGCTACCGGGTCGTCGGCGAGACGTTCGTCCGCGAGACGACCGGCGTCCCGCTGGCGCTGGTCGAACGGATCGAAGACGCGCTCGGGCCGATCGGCGAGGGGACGCGGCTCGGCACGCGGGCGGGTGAGTTCGACGGCGAGTTCGTCGTTTCCGACCTCCCCGCGGAGCTCCGGGACGAAGTACAGGGCATCGACCCCGACGCGGCCCGGGAAGCAGTCGAGTCGATCGCGGTCGCCTTCGAGACCGTCGAGGGCGGGACGCGACTCGGCGATCGGGTCGCGCTCATCGGCGAGAGCGATCGCACGGCAATCGTCGAGGCGTTCGCCGAGATCCTCGAATCGAAATACGAGTCCGTCGAGCTGACCGCCGAGGCGGTGATCGCCCACAAACGGGAGTTCGACCCCGAGAAGGCCCGGACGCTCGGCATCTCCGAGGGGCCGGCCTTCGGGAAACTCTCGGCGGGCCAACCCGTCGAGGTCGACGGCAAGACGATCGAACCCGACGTGGTCCACGTCGAGCGCGAGTCCCGGTTTCAGCTGTAG
- a CDS encoding sodium/calcium exchanger protein, with translation MSRLRHPLVQVGLAVLLTLPWTGTVAYNFLAPVLFGGSPIHLETGLEVLTTGLAVLGASFLLAWAAETAEKDVPRAFAIAVLAILAVAPEYAVDALYAWNAGAGGATTAACNPAPSMGTQLGEACHDANLAVANMTGANRILIGIGWAGIAFYTVWQAYKTRDPAVEKRDGFLTDVIHIDRGLSTEIAFLLAATVIAFAVPLAGGIGMFDTLLLVSLYVLYIGIVVRGDVEDGEEQVGVPAYFQAKRRAMRIPIVLSLFVYSGLMIFIAVEPFAHGLEAIGVSIGVPEFFMIQWIAPLASEAPELIVVAVLVNKARSTAGFNALISSKLNQWTLLIGTIAVIYSLGLGSLGTLPFDTKQTAEIWITAAQSFFALSILINFEMSMREAVALFALFISQVAIEFLILRVLSLPHPEAASLTMLHVYTAVYLLLGVALFYRRRHALGEVYARAGNAARTAVGKEPVAIEGGD, from the coding sequence GTGAGCCGTCTTCGTCATCCCCTCGTACAGGTCGGTCTGGCCGTCTTGCTGACACTCCCGTGGACGGGAACGGTCGCGTACAACTTCCTTGCACCGGTCCTTTTCGGCGGGAGCCCGATTCACCTCGAAACCGGACTGGAAGTCCTTACTACGGGACTGGCCGTCCTCGGGGCGTCGTTCCTGCTCGCGTGGGCGGCCGAGACGGCCGAAAAGGACGTCCCGCGGGCCTTTGCCATCGCCGTGCTCGCGATCCTGGCTGTCGCACCCGAGTACGCCGTCGACGCGCTGTACGCCTGGAACGCCGGGGCCGGCGGCGCGACGACAGCCGCGTGTAACCCGGCGCCGTCGATGGGAACCCAACTCGGGGAGGCCTGTCACGACGCCAACCTCGCGGTCGCGAACATGACCGGCGCCAACCGGATCCTCATCGGCATCGGCTGGGCCGGGATCGCCTTCTACACGGTCTGGCAGGCCTACAAGACACGCGATCCCGCCGTCGAGAAACGCGACGGGTTCCTCACGGACGTCATCCACATCGACCGCGGGCTTTCGACGGAGATCGCCTTTCTGCTGGCCGCGACGGTCATCGCCTTCGCCGTCCCGCTCGCGGGCGGCATCGGCATGTTCGATACGCTCTTGCTGGTCAGTCTCTACGTCCTCTATATCGGGATCGTCGTCCGCGGTGACGTCGAGGACGGCGAAGAACAGGTCGGCGTCCCCGCTTACTTCCAGGCCAAGCGCCGGGCGATGCGGATCCCGATCGTCCTCTCGCTGTTTGTCTATTCGGGGCTGATGATCTTCATCGCCGTCGAGCCGTTCGCCCACGGACTGGAAGCGATCGGCGTCTCTATTGGCGTTCCCGAGTTCTTCATGATCCAGTGGATCGCGCCGCTGGCCAGCGAGGCACCGGAACTGATCGTCGTCGCCGTGCTCGTCAACAAGGCCCGTTCGACCGCCGGGTTCAACGCCCTGATCTCCTCGAAACTCAACCAGTGGACGCTGCTGATCGGGACGATCGCAGTCATCTACTCGCTGGGGCTGGGATCGCTCGGAACGCTTCCCTTCGACACCAAACAGACCGCGGAGATCTGGATCACCGCCGCCCAGTCGTTCTTCGCGCTGTCGATCCTGATCAACTTCGAGATGTCGATGCGCGAGGCCGTCGCACTGTTCGCGCTGTTCATCTCGCAGGTCGCCATCGAGTTCCTCATCCTGCGCGTACTCTCGCTTCCCCATCCCGAGGCGGCGAGTCTCACGATGTTGCACGTCTACACCGCAGTCTACCTGCTGCTTGGAGTCGCGCTGTTTTACCGCCGCCGGCACGCCCTGGGAGAGGTGTACGCCCGAGCCGGTAACGCCGCCCGGACCGCCGTCGGGAAGGAACCGGTCGCCATCGAGGGAGGGGACTGA
- a CDS encoding ferritin-like domain-containing protein, translating into MSVGMSLASDHQLARLLQIGIVLEEVVEARASKHAEAIADETSVATYMAEAAEESATHRDQLEGLIADLDAETVPFEEIETLVEATYEADSDFDDVLYDQLCNEETTYKFYDDLIEAIEASSTEFSVGRERLLSTLESIREQEAKGVEEVTELMGEQ; encoded by the coding sequence GTGAGCGTCGGCATGTCTCTGGCGTCGGACCACCAGCTCGCGCGCCTGCTGCAGATCGGGATCGTCCTCGAAGAAGTCGTCGAAGCGCGCGCATCGAAACACGCTGAAGCCATCGCCGACGAGACGTCCGTCGCGACGTATATGGCCGAGGCGGCCGAGGAGTCGGCGACCCATCGCGATCAGCTCGAAGGGCTCATCGCGGATCTGGACGCGGAGACGGTCCCGTTCGAGGAGATCGAGACGCTGGTCGAGGCGACCTACGAGGCCGACAGCGATTTCGACGACGTGCTCTACGATCAGTTGTGCAACGAGGAGACGACATACAAGTTCTACGACGACTTGATCGAGGCGATCGAGGCGAGTTCGACCGAGTTCAGTGTCGGCCGTGAGCGATTGCTCTCGACGCTGGAGTCGATCCGCGAGCAGGAGGCAAAGGGCGTCGAAGAAGTCACGGAACTCATGGGGGAACAATGA